The Candidatus Rokuibacteriota bacterium genome has a segment encoding these proteins:
- a CDS encoding hydantoinase/oxoprolinase family protein encodes MRLGIDIGGTFTDLVLVDDEGRVHVGKTLTTPRDPSSGVLDGVRDLLTARGEGGDAIAHVIHATTLVSNALIQRTGARTALVTTEGFRDVLEIAREKRFDIYDLFLELPAPLVPRPLRFEVRERVDGDGRVECPVDPASLDDAVRAVRAAGAEAVAVCYLHAYANPEHERHTGVALAVAGVPVSLSSEVAPEVREYERTSTTVANAYVQPIVAGYLERLEGGLRDLGYKGPLTLLLSSGGLAAVEDVLRFPIRIVEGGAAAGALIAARVVRESGRHHTLAFDMGGTTAKICLADDEQPRVVYGFEVARTSRFQRGSGLPIVGPTVELLEVGAGGGSIARIDEFGLLKVGPESAEAEPGPACYGRGGLRPTVTDADLLLGYLNPAFFLGGRMPLDVRAAETAVRRDIADPLGISVAEAAWGIYDTVSDGMASTARIHLAEKGVDARRYALVATGGAGPVHAYWVASKLEIKEVLCPSAAGVASALGLLVAPPRIDLSRSYHRRLDALDWDTVTALYAEMEAEAIGRLARVGAEAARVTFSRSADLRYVGQGHEVLVPLPDRRQLGPADAEPLTSSFTTVYRSLFSRLMDGVPVEALTWRLTAVDGAWRQAVTTPARAAGTPAVKGRRPVYFPDGGFCVTDVYDRTSLPAGMELAGPAVVEEANSTCVVGPGGRFHVDRQGNLVCRVGRA; translated from the coding sequence ATGCGCCTGGGCATCGACATCGGGGGGACGTTCACCGATCTTGTGCTGGTCGACGACGAGGGCCGCGTGCACGTGGGCAAGACGCTCACCACGCCCCGCGATCCGTCATCAGGAGTGCTGGACGGGGTGCGCGACCTGCTGACCGCGCGCGGCGAGGGCGGGGACGCCATCGCCCACGTCATCCACGCCACCACCCTCGTGTCGAACGCGCTCATCCAGCGCACGGGCGCCCGCACGGCGCTGGTCACCACCGAGGGCTTCCGCGACGTGCTGGAGATCGCCAGGGAGAAGCGGTTCGACATCTACGACCTGTTCCTGGAGCTGCCGGCGCCCCTCGTGCCGCGGCCCCTGCGCTTCGAGGTGCGCGAGCGCGTGGACGGCGACGGCCGGGTCGAGTGCCCGGTGGACCCGGCCAGCCTCGACGACGCCGTCCGAGCCGTCCGGGCCGCCGGCGCGGAGGCGGTGGCCGTCTGCTACCTGCACGCCTACGCCAACCCCGAGCATGAGCGGCACACGGGGGTAGCGCTCGCCGTCGCCGGGGTGCCGGTGAGCCTGTCGTCGGAGGTGGCGCCGGAGGTGCGCGAGTATGAGCGCACCTCCACGACCGTCGCGAACGCCTACGTCCAGCCGATCGTCGCCGGCTACCTGGAGCGGCTCGAAGGCGGCCTCAGAGATCTCGGCTACAAAGGCCCCCTGACGCTGCTGCTCTCGAGCGGCGGGCTGGCCGCGGTCGAGGACGTCCTTCGCTTCCCCATCCGCATCGTGGAGGGTGGCGCGGCGGCGGGCGCGCTCATCGCCGCCCGGGTGGTGCGGGAGAGCGGCCGGCACCACACGCTGGCGTTCGACATGGGCGGCACCACGGCGAAGATCTGTCTGGCCGACGACGAACAGCCGCGCGTGGTGTACGGCTTCGAGGTCGCACGCACCTCGCGCTTCCAGCGCGGCAGCGGTCTGCCGATCGTCGGCCCGACGGTCGAGCTGCTCGAGGTCGGCGCCGGGGGCGGCAGTATCGCCCGCATCGACGAGTTCGGACTCCTCAAGGTCGGTCCGGAGAGCGCGGAGGCCGAACCGGGCCCGGCGTGCTACGGCCGGGGTGGCTTGCGCCCGACGGTGACCGATGCCGACCTCCTCCTCGGGTACCTGAACCCCGCATTCTTCCTCGGGGGTCGCATGCCGCTCGACGTCCGGGCGGCCGAGACGGCGGTGCGCCGGGACATCGCCGACCCGCTGGGCATTTCCGTCGCCGAGGCGGCCTGGGGCATCTACGACACCGTGTCCGACGGCATGGCGAGCACCGCGCGCATCCACCTCGCCGAGAAGGGCGTCGATGCCCGCCGGTACGCGCTGGTCGCCACCGGCGGGGCTGGCCCCGTCCACGCGTACTGGGTGGCCTCCAAGCTCGAGATCAAGGAGGTCCTCTGCCCGTCGGCGGCGGGAGTGGCGTCGGCGCTGGGGCTGCTGGTCGCGCCTCCTCGCATCGATCTCTCCCGCTCGTACCATCGCCGGCTGGACGCTCTCGACTGGGACACCGTCACCGCGCTCTACGCCGAGATGGAGGCGGAGGCGATCGGCCGGCTGGCCCGGGTGGGCGCCGAGGCGGCACGTGTCACGTTTTCGCGCTCCGCCGACCTGCGCTACGTAGGGCAGGGGCACGAGGTGCTCGTGCCGCTCCCCGATCGCCGCCAGCTCGGCCCGGCCGACGCGGAGCCGCTGACCTCGTCGTTCACCACGGTCTACCGCTCCCTCTTCAGCCGGCTCATGGACGGCGTGCCCGTCGAGGCGTTGACGTGGCGCCTGACAGCCGTGGACGGGGCGTGGCGCCAGGCGGTGACCACGCCGGCGCGCGCGGCCGGGACGCCGGCGGTGAAGGGGCGGCGGCCCGTCTACTTCCCCGACGGCGGCTTCTGCGTGACCGACGTCTACGACCGCACGAGCCTGCCGGCCGGCATGGAGCTGGCGGGCCCGGCCGTCGTGGAAGAGGCGAACTCGACCTGCGTCGTCGGTCCCGGCGGGCGCTTCCACGTCGACCGCCAGGGCAACCTCGTCTGTCGCGTCGGGAGGGCCTGA
- a CDS encoding GntR family transcriptional regulator — protein sequence MSQLIYDELERAILTGQLKPRERLTEMALAGRFGTSRTSVREALKQLELRELVVATRHRGATVRDFTSTELAEIYAVRAVLEEMAARLAIEHASPRDIAETERWARRFEVACRREDLAAMVTTNRGFHRRIVRSGGNRLLVEMVDDLCRRTFLVRNIVWQSRGNVEQSIRAHTEMIAALRQRDEHGMVKLTLEHIAMGREVYLAMVGRS from the coding sequence ATGTCCCAGCTGATCTACGACGAGTTGGAGCGGGCCATCCTCACCGGCCAGCTGAAGCCGCGCGAGCGGCTGACCGAGATGGCGCTGGCCGGGCGGTTCGGGACCAGCCGGACGTCGGTGCGCGAGGCGCTCAAGCAACTCGAGCTGCGGGAGCTCGTGGTGGCGACGCGGCATCGCGGTGCCACTGTTCGCGACTTCACCAGCACCGAGCTGGCGGAGATCTACGCGGTGCGGGCCGTCCTCGAGGAGATGGCGGCACGGCTGGCCATCGAGCACGCCTCCCCCCGGGACATCGCCGAGACCGAGCGCTGGGCGCGGCGGTTCGAGGTGGCGTGCCGCCGCGAGGACCTCGCCGCGATGGTGACGACCAACCGCGGTTTCCACCGCCGGATCGTGCGCTCGGGCGGCAACCGCCTCCTGGTGGAGATGGTCGACGACCTGTGCCGGCGGACCTTCCTCGTGCGGAACATCGTGTGGCAGAGCCGGGGCAACGTCGAGCAGTCGATCCGGGCGCACACCGAGATGATCGCGGCGCTGCGCCAGCGGGACGAGCACGGCATGGTGAAGCTGACCCTCGAGCACATCGCGATGGGCCGCGAGGTCTACCTCGCGATGGTCGGCCGGTCCTGA
- a CDS encoding SCO family protein, translated as MIEYPSARGAWIVTLLVAGLVGPAAAHGPVPPRAGASPLSATPHLAVIKPAPDFVLRDLDGAAVRLADLRGRPVLVSFIYTHCTTVCPLLSARVAALQRRLAALPAVRRPALLSITVDPERDSAAELRRYATRFAADRTTWRFLRDDPAALAPVLHAWGEWARPTADGEIDHPARVHLIDAAGRIREIYSLQFFDDRQAWLDMQALLRER; from the coding sequence ATGATTGAGTACCCCTCCGCGCGCGGCGCCTGGATCGTGACGCTGCTGGTGGCCGGGCTCGTCGGGCCAGCCGCCGCCCACGGTCCGGTGCCGCCGCGGGCAGGCGCATCGCCGCTGAGCGCGACGCCGCACCTGGCCGTCATCAAGCCGGCGCCCGACTTCGTCCTGCGCGACCTCGACGGCGCGGCCGTGCGCCTCGCCGACCTGCGGGGCCGCCCCGTCCTCGTGTCGTTCATCTACACGCACTGCACCACCGTGTGTCCGCTGCTCAGCGCACGCGTGGCGGCGCTGCAGCGGCGGCTGGCCGCGCTGCCCGCCGTGCGGCGCCCGGCGCTGCTGTCCATCACCGTCGATCCCGAGCGCGATTCCGCCGCCGAGTTGCGCCGCTATGCGACGCGCTTCGCCGCCGACCGGACGACGTGGCGGTTCCTGCGCGACGATCCGGCCGCCCTGGCGCCGGTGCTGCACGCCTGGGGCGAGTGGGCTCGCCCGACGGCTGACGGCGAGATCGACCATCCCGCCCGTGTCCACCTCATCGACGCTGCCGGCCGCATCCGCGAGATCTACTCCCTGCAGTTCTTCGACGACCGCCAGGCGTGGCTCGACATGCAGGCGCTCCTGCGCGAGCGGTGA
- a CDS encoding selenium-binding protein — MKRWTILATLAASVLMGGAVFAETCLSPYIKGLRQPEKVMYLWTLPAKEGADYLSVIDVNLASPTYGRILRKVEVGSSGNEAHHMGFTDDRTKIWAASLNTSRFFIFDVGTDPMNPKLVRTIDDVPRLTGLSGPHTPYSIPGRILISMASGPDGTGPGGLAEFTNDGEFIASHKAPNHPYETVIKPEFNRMITSSWVSQKTFMTSLDKWDPRDFSSTLLVWDLKARKIVQELKGDPIPLAARWMLAPQASYGYNISNGGDSIWMFRMKKAGAFTYRKIASTGKGCLPGDLRQSPDDRYLYVSCIGGSEIQAWDIADPDRPKLHDVVGGIVQANMMHVTYDGRRLYVTNSAISSIDYSPRYALRLIRIGPDGRMKLDPLFAVDFGQPPDGPARPHDMLLN, encoded by the coding sequence ATGAAGCGCTGGACCATCCTCGCGACGCTGGCGGCGTCGGTCCTCATGGGCGGGGCCGTCTTCGCCGAGACCTGCCTGTCGCCGTACATCAAGGGTCTCCGCCAGCCGGAGAAGGTCATGTACCTGTGGACGCTGCCGGCCAAGGAAGGGGCCGACTACCTGAGCGTCATCGACGTCAACCTCGCCTCGCCGACCTACGGCAGGATCCTCCGCAAGGTCGAGGTCGGCTCCTCCGGCAACGAGGCGCACCACATGGGCTTCACCGACGACCGCACGAAGATCTGGGCGGCGTCGCTCAACACCAGCCGCTTCTTCATCTTCGACGTCGGCACCGACCCGATGAACCCGAAGCTGGTCCGCACGATCGACGACGTCCCGCGGCTCACCGGCCTCTCGGGCCCGCACACGCCGTACTCGATCCCCGGTCGCATCCTCATCAGCATGGCCTCCGGCCCCGACGGCACCGGCCCCGGCGGCCTCGCGGAGTTCACCAACGACGGCGAGTTCATCGCCAGCCACAAGGCGCCGAACCACCCCTACGAGACCGTGATCAAGCCGGAGTTCAACCGGATGATCACGTCGTCCTGGGTCTCGCAGAAGACGTTCATGACCTCGCTCGACAAGTGGGACCCCAGGGACTTCTCCAGCACGCTGCTGGTCTGGGACCTCAAGGCCCGCAAGATCGTCCAGGAGCTCAAGGGCGATCCGATCCCGCTGGCCGCGCGGTGGATGCTGGCACCGCAGGCCAGCTACGGCTACAACATCTCCAACGGCGGCGACTCGATCTGGATGTTCCGGATGAAGAAAGCCGGCGCGTTCACGTACCGGAAGATCGCCAGCACCGGCAAGGGTTGCCTGCCCGGCGACCTGCGGCAGTCGCCCGACGACCGGTACCTCTACGTGAGCTGCATCGGCGGCAGCGAGATCCAGGCCTGGGACATCGCGGATCCCGACCGGCCCAAGCTCCACGACGTCGTCGGGGGCATCGTGCAGGCCAACATGATGCACGTGACCTACGACGGCCGGCGGCTCTACGTCACGAACTCGGCGATCAGCAGCATCGACTACTCGCCGCGCTACGCGCTGCGGCTCATCCGCATCGGCCCCGACGGCCGCATGAAGCTCGACCCGCTCTTCGCCGTCGACTTCGGCCAGCCGCCGGACGGCCCGGCGCGGCCGCACGACATGCTGCTCAACTGA
- a CDS encoding TetR/AcrR family transcriptional regulator yields MREAIVEAAGRCIVARGHAALSTRGVASEAGVNQSLIHYYFGTKERLMLAVLERMNQRLLKRQAEMFEAPGDVADKWAQACRFYEDDLRSGYVRLLTELSALGVSNAAIGEEVRKLRGQWRALLERVVGDALQQFAIRSVSTEQITAYLVAFWYGMEMEMVLGVPEEESHYRASLATFGRFLRWLETQRREGRPPTLA; encoded by the coding sequence ATGCGCGAGGCGATCGTGGAGGCGGCGGGGCGCTGCATCGTGGCGCGAGGCCACGCGGCGCTGTCCACCCGGGGGGTGGCCAGCGAGGCCGGGGTCAACCAGAGCCTGATCCACTACTACTTCGGCACGAAGGAACGGCTGATGCTCGCCGTGCTGGAGCGGATGAATCAGAGGCTTCTCAAGCGGCAGGCCGAGATGTTCGAGGCGCCCGGCGACGTGGCCGACAAGTGGGCGCAGGCCTGCCGCTTCTACGAGGACGATCTTCGCTCGGGATACGTGCGCCTGCTGACCGAGCTCTCCGCGCTGGGCGTCTCGAACGCGGCCATCGGCGAGGAGGTGCGCAAGCTGCGGGGCCAGTGGCGGGCCCTGCTGGAGCGCGTGGTCGGCGACGCGCTCCAGCAGTTCGCGATCCGCTCGGTGTCGACCGAGCAGATCACGGCGTACCTGGTGGCCTTCTGGTACGGCATGGAGATGGAGATGGTGCTGGGTGTTCCCGAGGAGGAATCGCATTACCGGGCCAGCCTGGCGACCTTCGGGCGCTTCCTGCGGTGGCTGGAAACGCAGCGGCGCGAAGGGCGTCCTCCCACGCTGGCCTAG
- a CDS encoding sigma 54-interacting transcriptional regulator, whose protein sequence is MKELVAGAIQRLSGRRGRGYQRINCGDLTPELLRSELFGHERDAFTGAVGRTEGLLPRVDGGTVFLDETGELPPRAQTLLLRFLQTRKGLAVGAMRAPGFSVCPHEALDTRPPHWYFLLT, encoded by the coding sequence TTGAAGGAACTCGTGGCCGGCGCCATCCAGCGCCTGAGCGGGCGGCGCGGGCGAGGATACCAGAGGATCAACTGTGGCGACCTCACCCCCGAGCTCCTGCGGAGCGAGCTCTTCGGGCATGAGCGCGATGCCTTCACAGGCGCCGTCGGGAGGACGGAGGGACTTCTCCCCCGGGTGGACGGTGGCACGGTCTTTCTCGACGAGACCGGCGAGCTGCCGCCCAGGGCCCAGACTCTGCTGCTGCGATTTCTCCAGACCAGGAAAGGCCTGGCCGTGGGCGCCATGCGCGCACCCGGGTTCTCGGTCTGTCCGCACGAAGCCCTTGACACGAGGCCCCCGCACTGGTACTTCTTGCTCACGTGA
- a CDS encoding nucleotidyltransferase domain-containing protein, translating into MTDRSLVTTTVPALAHDPALADIVRRLIETDRPLRVYLFGSRARSSATADSDYDLMVVVPDDMPASLRRSARAYDALWGLPVGADVLVWTESAFSTRLHLRASLPSAIARERRLLYSA; encoded by the coding sequence ATGACCGACCGCTCCCTGGTCACAACCACGGTTCCCGCACTCGCCCATGATCCGGCGCTGGCGGATATCGTCCGCCGCCTCATCGAGACGGACCGGCCGCTGCGCGTCTACCTCTTCGGGTCGCGCGCGCGTTCCAGCGCCACGGCGGACAGTGACTACGACCTCATGGTCGTCGTGCCGGATGACATGCCCGCTTCACTCCGGCGGAGCGCTCGCGCCTACGACGCCCTCTGGGGCCTCCCGGTGGGCGCCGATGTGCTCGTCTGGACCGAGTCCGCCTTCAGCACCCGCCTGCATCTGCGCGCCTCGCTGCCCTCTGCCATCGCGCGCGAAAGGAGACTCCTCTATTCCGCCTGA
- a CDS encoding HEPN domain-containing protein: MPPDPIRPADTRAWLCRALDDLRGAEVDLAAAPPLLGDATLHCQEAVEKALHAFLLPAPAPAPDREPAAAQDRSGASGRSRCRPSPSPPRTGASRPAAGVHGGAHRTTALAGSSPPSRNWRQSFLPIYAQLPGVVRRLRLAQATRSR, from the coding sequence ATTCCGCCTGACCCGATCCGGCCGGCGGACACGCGGGCCTGGCTCTGCCGCGCGCTCGACGACCTCCGCGGCGCCGAGGTCGATCTCGCGGCGGCGCCCCCGCTGCTCGGCGATGCGACATTACACTGCCAGGAGGCCGTCGAGAAAGCGCTCCACGCGTTCCTCCTCCCCGCCCCTGCGCCCGCGCCTGACCGCGAGCCCGCCGCGGCGCAGGATCGCTCGGGGGCCAGCGGGCGATCGCGATGCCGACCGTCGCCTTCGCCCCCTCGAACGGGCGCTTCCAGGCCGGCCGCCGGGGTTCACGGGGGCGCCCACCGGACAACCGCACTGGCCGGATCCTCGCCGCCCTCGCGGAACTGGCGTCAGTCTTTCCTTCCTATCTATGCGCAGCTGCCAGGCGTGGTGCGCCGGCTCCGATTGGCCCAAGCGACGCGCTCCCGATAG
- a CDS encoding DUF433 domain-containing protein, producing MTVGTEHRYIVRDDEILGGEPIIVGTRVPVRAVVELWRLGVAPEEIPTHLSHLTLAQVFDALSYYADHQTEIQQYIERNQVPDDIVHRLARPDA from the coding sequence ATGACGGTCGGAACCGAGCACCGCTACATCGTCCGCGACGACGAGATCCTCGGCGGCGAGCCTATCATCGTGGGCACGCGGGTCCCGGTGCGCGCGGTCGTGGAGCTCTGGCGTCTCGGCGTGGCCCCCGAGGAGATTCCCACTCACCTCTCGCATCTCACCCTGGCCCAGGTGTTCGACGCCCTGAGCTACTACGCGGACCACCAGACCGAGATCCAGCAGTACATCGAGCGGAATCAGGTCCCGGACGACATCGTGCACCGGCTCGCGCGTCCGGATGCCTAG
- a CDS encoding DUF5615 family PIN-like protein: protein MPSRPPTLYCDEDVSVVLAAMLRARGFPVTTARDAGHLGRVDEHQLQVAADADRILLTHNRADFERLHRQWIEAGLRHAGIIIARRRLPGELTVRLGRLLGRLTADEFTNQLFYA, encoded by the coding sequence ATGCCTAGCCGTCCGCCAACCCTCTACTGCGACGAGGATGTCTCCGTGGTGCTCGCAGCCATGCTGCGCGCCCGGGGCTTCCCGGTGACCACAGCGCGGGATGCCGGGCATCTCGGGCGTGTCGACGAGCATCAGTTGCAGGTGGCCGCCGATGCAGACCGGATCCTGCTGACCCACAACCGAGCCGACTTCGAACGTCTACACCGCCAGTGGATCGAGGCCGGTCTGCGGCACGCGGGTATCATCATCGCCCGGCGTCGTCTCCCGGGCGAGCTGACAGTGCGACTTGGGCGACTCCTCGGCCGACTCACTGCGGACGAGTTCACGAACCAGCTCTTCTACGCCTGA
- a CDS encoding ABC transporter ATP-binding protein has product MSVPAAPVVEVVDVSKTFGDGVPTPVLFDVHLTVAPGEFVAIVGTSGSGKTTLLNIIGLLDTPTAGTVRFGGRDAARLSEDERAVLRREYLGFVFQFHYLLPEFTALENALLPCRLLGRAAEAARRPRVAALLEQVGLGDRLHYRPGQLSGGQQQRVALVRALANAPVLVLADEPTGNLDSRNGREVFALMRELGRSTGKAFLIVTHDEQYASRADRSVQLVDGRIAP; this is encoded by the coding sequence CTGAGCGTGCCCGCGGCGCCCGTCGTCGAGGTCGTGGACGTCTCGAAGACCTTCGGGGACGGCGTGCCGACCCCCGTGCTCTTCGACGTCCACCTCACCGTGGCCCCGGGCGAGTTCGTGGCCATCGTCGGGACCTCGGGCTCGGGCAAGACCACCCTGCTCAACATCATCGGGCTCCTGGACACGCCGACCGCCGGCACCGTCCGCTTCGGCGGCCGTGACGCGGCCCGCCTCTCCGAGGACGAGCGGGCCGTGCTCCGGCGCGAGTACCTCGGCTTCGTCTTCCAGTTCCACTACCTCCTGCCCGAGTTCACCGCCCTCGAGAACGCGCTCCTGCCCTGCCGCCTCCTCGGCCGCGCCGCCGAGGCGGCCCGGCGCCCGCGGGTGGCGGCGCTGCTCGAGCAGGTCGGGCTCGGGGACCGCCTCCACTACCGGCCGGGCCAGCTCTCGGGGGGGCAGCAACAGCGCGTGGCGCTGGTCCGCGCGCTGGCGAACGCCCCGGTCCTCGTCCTGGCCGACGAGCCCACGGGCAACCTCGACAGCCGCAACGGCCGCGAGGTGTTCGCCCTCATGCGCGAGCTCGGGCGGAGCACGGGCAAGGCCTTCCTCATCGTCACCCACGACGAGCAGTACGCAAGCCGGGCGGACCGCAGCGTGCAGCTGGTGGATGGCCGGATCGCGCCCTGA